In Polyangia bacterium, the sequence CCGGTGCGGGCGCGCGATCAACTGCTGAACAAGTTCTTCGCCGTCGCGCTGCTGGACATCGACACGCCCACGCCGGGCGGCGGCCTGGAGCTGCTGCAGTTCTCGCGCGATAAGTCGTCGCTGACCGCGGTGGTGATGATGAGTGGGCGCAAGACCTTTGATCTGGCGGTGAAGGCGTTCCGTGGCGGCGCCATCGACATGGTGTTGAAAGAGCCCGACGTGGTGCCGTACCTGCGCGAGCGGGTGCTGGACGCGGCGACGGAGCTGCAGTCGACCAGCGAGCGCAACACGCTGCTGGAAGAGGTGGCGGAGAGCCACGAGGATTTCCTGCGCAAGATGCGCGAGCTGTCCCGCCAGCTGCTGGACATGGAGGACAAGATCCTCGGCCGCGTGCAGCCGGGCGAGGGGGAGGGCGACGAGCGCGGCGAGAAGGTGGGGATGAACGTCGTGCTGGTCGACGACGATCCGGGCGCCGTGCCGCAGTTACAGGACGTGCTGCCGCTGAAAGACGGCTGGCGGTTTCGGCCGGCGCTGACCGGCGGCGAGGCGCTGGATATGGTTTCGCAGTCGCGCCCGCACATCGTTTTGGTCAAGGAACAGCTGCCTGACTTGCCGGGATCGATGGTGGTGAAGTCGGTGAAGTCGGCGGCGCCCGACGCCGTCACGCTGCTGTACACGCCGCCCGGTCGGGGCGCGCTGTCGGGCGACCTGAAGATGGTCGAGGGCAGCCGGATCATGAATTTGATCCCCAAGTACTCCGACTTCCGGCAGCTGGTGGCGCCGCTGGAGGAGATCCGCGAGGCCCTGCGCCAGAAGACGCGCGAACGGCGCTATCTGCAGGCGTTCCGGCAGAGCAACTTCGAATTTTTGCAGCGGTACAACGCGCTCAAGCAGCGACTCAGCGCCGAGCTGGCCAAGCGGAAAAAATAGCCTTCGCGTCGGGCGGAGCCGCTCAGTCGGCTTCGAGCGCGGCGATATAGGGCAGGTTGCGGTAAAGCTGGGCGGCGTCCAGGCCGTAGCCGACCACGAAGGCCTCGGGC encodes:
- a CDS encoding response regulator translates to MATESMQQPGGGSSSRNESAGSATRPAAAGQEVLVVDCDETVLRGLEKLLTRAGLIVTSTTDPVRARDQLLNKFFAVALLDIDTPTPGGGLELLQFSRDKSSLTAVVMMSGRKTFDLAVKAFRGGAIDMVLKEPDVVPYLRERVLDAATELQSTSERNTLLEEVAESHEDFLRKMRELSRQLLDMEDKILGRVQPGEGEGDERGEKVGMNVVLVDDDPGAVPQLQDVLPLKDGWRFRPALTGGEALDMVSQSRPHIVLVKEQLPDLPGSMVVKSVKSAAPDAVTLLYTPPGRGALSGDLKMVEGSRIMNLIPKYSDFRQLVAPLEEIREALRQKTRERRYLQAFRQSNFEFLQRYNALKQRLSAELAKRKK